The Arachis ipaensis cultivar K30076 chromosome B10, Araip1.1, whole genome shotgun sequence DNA window ACCCGGAGGCGAACGAGGTAGATTCGTTTGAGGAACACATTGACAGGATGTTTGCTGCTTCTGATGCTGCAAAGCGCAAACGACGAAAGACTACTGAGTTTTGGGATGTTGATCTCATTGGTAACAAGTGTTGAacttaaaatctttttaattgatCAGCTTATGATTTGTTATGCTCCTTACATGTGGGGCACATTGAGCACATAAATtacattttttcttctttattgttAGATTCTGAAGGTATAATCAAGCAAGCTAAAATGAATGTGAGAGAGGCTATGGAGCGGTCTCTTAATGGTAGCAAGATCATCCTGAGATTCAATGAGGAACTGCAGGCAGTCGGAGATAGAGCTTGCCTGTTAAGTGGCATTCTAGGAGCGCTGGGTTCTGATTACAGCAAATTTCCTATCTGTGAAAAGAGTTGGGCAAAGGTGCAGGGCAAAGACAGGGTTTATGACAATTGTATAAAGGTAATGACTTTTGGCATTGTTTAATCATATCAAACATTCAACTTGCAATTACTTACAGCTGGACAATGTCATCGCAGGAGATGTTCCACTTCCAGGATAGCAGTGGTTTAATCAAGAAATCATTTTTGAAACAAATGGAGAAGTCTTGGAAGGACACAAGGGGGAGGCTGTTTGACTCGCATTACAAACCAACAAGGACACTTAAGCAGAATCTTGAGCAGCGCCCGGAGGGAATTCCTAGAGAGCATTGGAAGTGGTTTATTGAGTATCGTAATGATCCTGCAACAAAGGTACCCCATTCATTTAATACatatacttttttaaaaaatgaatttCCTTGAAATCAAAAAATGTAATCTGTTTGTTTTGTTGATATGATTTGGTATAAATAAATAGATTTTATTCCGATTGAGCTGAATTTGAACCATGTTGATTAGTATACATGATTAATTCACTTTAATACATCAATTCCCAGCACAGGCTGTTTGACTAAGATCTTAATATATACATGCATGATGCTGAGATTGGTGTACACCAATCTTCCTTATTAGAACCTTATTTGTTGTAGGTTACCATATAAGACAATTAATTTAATTTGAGTACccctattattataatttatgctATATGATTGTTATTGGCTCACAGGGGCTGCTAAATGTTTTTTCCGTTAGTTGTGGTATGAGTTATGGGTGGCATTTACatattagaaataaaataatattgttAACTTCTTATATGTAAATAGGGACTGCATCCGTATAACTATTCTTTTTGTTAAAGCAATACTTAAATTTAGATTACGTACAGTTTATTCAAATTCCACACTAGTATACTTAATGCCCCATTATTTTGAGTTTCTTACAACGTAGGATATATGTATACTATACTAAGCAAGTTTTAGTACTTCATTGAATTCAAGCTTACTGTTGATTTTTAATAGGCGAAGTGCAAGCAAAACGCGCTGAATCGAAAGAAGCAACTTTACACGCACACTAGCGGATCTAAAAGCTTGGCAAGGGCTAGGAAAGAAGAGGTAATATAAACTTGTAATAGAGAATAAGTGGCTTTTAGTGTTGATTTATTCATAGAGTAAACAATGTTAGAAGTATTGAAAAAATTTATAGAAGTGAAATTCATGGGATAAATTTTATTCTCACAATCACAACTACAAGGAAGGACTGTTGGTAGGGGAGAAGTATGGATCATAAAGCACAAAAGATCTGATGGCAGCTATATACATGAAGAAGCTCGGAGGATTGGTGTAAGTACACTTAGTCATATATGTTGTAACATGTTGGGTTTAGCAATTAAAATGTCTTGAGTATGCTATTAGCCTGGTGTGATTGTGTAATTATGTTTATGCTTGCAGGAAAAAATATCTGAGCTTGAGCAACTGGATGAATCTACAAGAATATTGTCAGAGAATGATTCCTTTGCCCAAGCTCTGGGCAAAGAGCACCCGGGTAGAGTGCGTGGGATGGGACACGGGCCGACACCAAGTCAACTCTTCCGTCCGAGTTCACAGCCGCCGGTGGAAAGAGCTCAAGTAGAAGAGACCCAAAGGATGCTGTGTGAACTACAAGCGGAGGTGACGACCGAAAAATTGAAGAGGAAAGCAATTGAGGATGAATTAGCAGCAGAGAAGACGAAGAGGCAGGAAATAGAGAGTGTGCTGAGTTATCTGGTCCAACAGCAATGTGGGGAGCTGCCTCCAGACATCGCTGCATGGATGAATTCTTTGGACAGACATGGAGGAACATAGATATTAGGATTTATGTGATACTTAGATTTTCAGTACATGTTTTGTTTATGTTAAATATGAGGCATTAAGTATTAGCCAAGTACTTTACCTTTTTGGATGACTATTGAAATACGTTATTGACATTATTAAAATAGACATGTTAGATTGCTTTGCAGTTAAATATTAATGAGTTTTTTTTCATAGTGCagcattttatataaaaaaaaaagtttaatattCTTTAATTAAGAAAGATgggaaaaaatatataaaatataaaaaataacaaaaattaagtAACGTTAAGattctttaaattaaaattagtttagAAAAAAGGGGCTAGATTTGTAAAATTACGCAAAAAAAAAAGTCGGAATAGCGGCGGTTTCAACCCGCCgggaataaaatattaaaaaaacgaAGCCTCAAATAGCGTCGGTTCTAAAACCGCCGCAAATCAATTTCATTAAATACGATCCTTAAAATTGCGGCggttattgtaacaccctaactaccagagctcacacttccggctgcgcgactctgatagctcggacattacgacaacacttatactatttaatactaaaatatgagcctgtttaaaactttaacccgcaataccgctcccaaagatactttcgttcgataacgtacatccatatatatacatacatatatataagtaatactacaaacataatcc harbors:
- the LOC110268366 gene encoding uncharacterized protein LOC110268366 — encoded protein: MNMNIDNGNGESNGVDIVHANLGILTLESSLQERHKSGAPRQQPPAAPPVSSPSDDDDWLIPPPPSNGGVSAAAILQPFHPPRSEPRPEPQATNGSRVTEPCNEAIDPEANEVDSFEEHIDRMFAASDAAKRKRRKTTEFWDVDLIDSEGIIKQAKMNVREAMERSLNGSKIILRFNEELQAVGDRACLLSGILGALGSDYSKFPICEKSWAKVQGKDRVYDNCIKEMFHFQDSSGLIKKSFLKQMEKSWKDTRGRLFDSHYKPTRTLKQNLEQRPEGIPREHWKWFIEYRNDPATKGLLNVFSAKCKQNALNRKKQLYTHTSGSKSLARARKEEEKISELEQLDESTRILSENDSFAQALGKEHPGRVRGMGHGPTPSQLFRPSSQPPVERAQVEETQRMLCELQAEVTTEKLKRKAIEDELAAEKTKRQEIESVLSYLVQQQCGELPPDIAAWMNSLDRHGGT